The Spirochaetota bacterium genome includes the window AACGGTTAAATTATCAAACCGCATGGTATAGGTGGGACCGGTAAATACTTCGTAAAAGAATGTCTTTTTTTCATTATTATTTTTTGGGTCATTTTTTCTTTCATACTCATAGCTGTGGCTTGTTAAAAGAGTATATGACCACTGTGGTGAAAGTAACGCCGTTAAATCTAAATACGTCCACGAACGATAAGCAACCGGTACTGCAAATACTGAAACTGATGTACATAAAATAAACATCAGCAAGAATAATAAAGAAAATCGTTTAACCATGGGAAACCTCTCTGTATGTAAAATAAAGATATGGAATTAAACTAATCCCTCATTTTAGTCATGCAACATTGCAAATATTTTGTCAATTATTTTTTAGGGCTAATGCCCCGGTATCGTATATACGCCGTTATCTTCGCATACCATGTTTTCCAGGCACAGCGCTTTAAGTGCTTTCTGTATTTTTTCAGGGGGATATCCTAAGCTTTGAACAAGCATATCACTGTTTACCGCACCATTGTTCACAATGTACTTTACAATATCACCGCGCACTTTTCGCAATGATGTTCTGTATGGCGTTTGTACTGTGTAATGCACGCTATGACGTGAAAAATTATAGTGCTCTTTTATATATGTGCCACAATCCATGAGTGCATTATAAAATTTTTTTGGATTAGCAGTATCGATAGTTACTTTTAATAAAGGCTCTATCATTGCATCTGATACCTTTTCAGTATCAGTAAAAAAGCTATAAATATATACCGTGCGGACATTCGTTTCAATATACAGTGCAGGCCTACCAAATGCAAATATGGCAACCGAAGCTGCAGTTGCTTTTCCTAAACCAGGAAGTTTTTGCAATTCATATTGACTATCGGGCACTTTACCATTGTACTGTGATACAATAATCTGTGCAGCTTGCCACAAATACTTAGCCCGTCTGTTATATCCCAATCCCTGCCATGCAGCAATAACCTCATAAAATGGTGCGCAAGATAGCATTTCCACATCAGGAAATTTTTTGATAAACTCACTGTACTTTACAATGACGCGGTTAACCTGCGTTTGCTGTAACATCACTTCGGAAACAAGTATATGGTAGGGATTATTGGTATTTCGCCAGGGCAGGTGGCGATAGTTACTGTCATAGAAATCGTATATGCACCTTAAAAATTTCTTTCTTATCGCTGCGTCAATATTCTTTTTTTTGCGATAGGACTCTCGTATCTGTGCAAGTCCATCAAGAAGCTTATCCATGGTTACTATCGCCAGAATTAATATGCCGTTGTTTTAGATATAGATAATGGTCATGTTTAAAAATACTATTTCATAAACCAGGATTATTACACATTAAACCTGAAGGACACAATATCACCATCCTGCATATAGTAGTCTTTGCCAACAAGATGATATTTACCTTCTTTTTTCAAAGCTTCCTCAGATCCTGCAATGATAAAATCATCATAATGCATAAGCTCAGCTCTGATAAACCCGCGCTGAATATCGCTGTGAATATAACCTGCTGCAAGTGGCGCTGTTATGCCTTTGGGTATAAGCCACTGCTTTACCTCATCCTGTCCAACCGTAAAAAATGACTGCAATCCTAAAGAGTCAAGCATAGCATCACATAATACCTGCAATGCAGGTCTTTCCACCCCCATGGAAGCATAAAATTCTTTTTGTTCCAGTTCATCATCAATTAGTGATATTTCACTTTCAAGCTTTACCGCAACTGCTACTGCCTGCACCGTATGA containing:
- a CDS encoding A/G-specific adenine glycosylase, yielding MDKLLDGLAQIRESYRKKKNIDAAIRKKFLRCIYDFYDSNYRHLPWRNTNNPYHILVSEVMLQQTQVNRVIVKYSEFIKKFPDVEMLSCAPFYEVIAAWQGLGYNRRAKYLWQAAQIIVSQYNGKVPDSQYELQKLPGLGKATAASVAIFAFGRPALYIETNVRTVYIYSFFTDTEKVSDAMIEPLLKVTIDTANPKKFYNALMDCGTYIKEHYNFSRHSVHYTVQTPYRTSLRKVRGDIVKYIVNNGAVNSDMLVQSLGYPPEKIQKALKALCLENMVCEDNGVYTIPGH